Proteins encoded together in one Amblyomma americanum isolate KBUSLIRL-KWMA chromosome 1, ASM5285725v1, whole genome shotgun sequence window:
- the LOC144113185 gene encoding protein regulator of cytokinesis 1-like isoform X2, giving the protein MMHELGGLDNFGGLEDDILISSPSRGNGASQLSSSLHMPRGLHLEDHGQYATTTAESFVSRSCRLPLRHSAECRISMHGAEDQRIEELEEELRRLKEFHAKSKPILMKVERREALSARFVEFEKRAADPFRLNNCGGHLLLEMRERKRLEAELPRLEEEIKTRRHTGVEDKQFFTEWAEDFLKHLSSQHEAYNLEKYRERQERTFQIGGLKNWRKSSEG; this is encoded by the exons ATGATGCACGAACTGGGTGGCCTGGACAACTTCGGCGGCCTCGAAGACGACATACTCATAAGTTCGCCAAGCCGTGGTAATGGTGCGTCTCAGCTGTCCTCGTCTCTGCACATGCCAAGAGGCCTTCACCTTGAAGATCACGGGCAGTATGCGACCACTACAGCCGAGAGTTTTGTCTCTCGATCGTGTCGACTTCCTCTGCGTCACTCTGCTGAATGCCGGATTTCGATGCATGGTGCGGAAG ACCAGAGGATTGAAGAACTGGAGGAAGAGCTCAGAAGGCTGAAGGAGTTCCACGCCAAAAGCAAGCCCATTTTGATGAAAGTCGAGCGGCGGGAAGCTCTCTCGGCTCGCTTCGTTGAGTTCGAGAAGCGCGCCGCCGACCCATTCCGCCTCAACAACTGTGGCGGCCACCTTCTTCTTGAaatgagggagagaaagaggctCGAGGCGGAGCTTCCTCGC CTTGAAGAAGAGATCAAGACACGCAGGCACACTGGTGTGGAGGACAAACAGTTCTTCACTGAGTGGGCAGAGGACTTCCTGAAGCACCTCAGCTCACAGCACGAAGCCTACAATCTCGAGAAGTACAGAGAACGGCAGGAGAGG
- the LOC144113185 gene encoding uncharacterized protein LOC144113185 isoform X1, with protein sequence MMHELGGLDNFGGLEDDILISSPSRGNGASQLSSSLHMPRGLHLEDHGQYATTTAESFVSRSCRLPLRHSAECRISMHGAEGEVHLLPSSDTANSIRTTVRFIISRLNCISNSLPLLYQRIEELEEELRRLKEFHAKSKPILMKVERREALSARFVEFEKRAADPFRLNNCGGHLLLEMRERKRLEAELPRLEEEIKTRRHTGVEDKQFFTEWAEDFLKHLSSQHEAYNLEKYRERQERTFQIGGLKNWRKSSEG encoded by the exons ATGATGCACGAACTGGGTGGCCTGGACAACTTCGGCGGCCTCGAAGACGACATACTCATAAGTTCGCCAAGCCGTGGTAATGGTGCGTCTCAGCTGTCCTCGTCTCTGCACATGCCAAGAGGCCTTCACCTTGAAGATCACGGGCAGTATGCGACCACTACAGCCGAGAGTTTTGTCTCTCGATCGTGTCGACTTCCTCTGCGTCACTCTGCTGAATGCCGGATTTCGATGCATGGTGCGGAAG gggaagtccacttactaccATCCTCCGATACGGCAAACTCAATCCGCACAACCGTCAGGTTCATTATAAGCAGGCTCAACTGTATTTCCAATTCCTTGCCATTGCTAT ACCAGAGGATTGAAGAACTGGAGGAAGAGCTCAGAAGGCTGAAGGAGTTCCACGCCAAAAGCAAGCCCATTTTGATGAAAGTCGAGCGGCGGGAAGCTCTCTCGGCTCGCTTCGTTGAGTTCGAGAAGCGCGCCGCCGACCCATTCCGCCTCAACAACTGTGGCGGCCACCTTCTTCTTGAaatgagggagagaaagaggctCGAGGCGGAGCTTCCTCGC CTTGAAGAAGAGATCAAGACACGCAGGCACACTGGTGTGGAGGACAAACAGTTCTTCACTGAGTGGGCAGAGGACTTCCTGAAGCACCTCAGCTCACAGCACGAAGCCTACAATCTCGAGAAGTACAGAGAACGGCAGGAGAGG